A genomic stretch from Tenrec ecaudatus isolate mTenEca1 chromosome X, mTenEca1.hap1, whole genome shotgun sequence includes:
- the MAGIX gene encoding PDZ domain-containing protein MAGIX, with the protein MEARSRGAVDPRGSGGGRSLPLRAGPSAQQFLTRLDARPLAAKAAADVAALVRRAGATLRLRPKEGACELDPADIEFTDSHLPHAPVVGHRHKHRQSETLGTSKMLPRVTQDKARRASKPSQTSGQFYVELIRGPSGFGLNFSGGRDVAGNVPVTVRGLLEDSPAQRCGQLQAGDLVLHINGESTNGLTKAQVMERIRSVGPRLHLVLCRPLDPHRGGKPEGLEEPQQRDLSLDPGRPQATRSCSAGSPPQHPESGTMAQVCGSLESSSEAAVHRAGGSPTECPMEDPGNHSPSSPGPWLVPCEERLSQALRVPAGGTHLALAMATGRQRH; encoded by the exons ATGGAGGCACGCTCGCGGGGCGCTGTGGACCCCAGGGGGAGCGGAGGAG GCCGCAGCCTCCCTCTGAGGGCGGGCCCCAGCGCCCAGCAGTTCCTGACGCGACTGGACGCGCGCCCCCTGGCGGCAAAAGCTGCAGCGGATGTGGCCGCGCTGGTTCGCAGGGCCGGCGCCACATTGCGCCTGCGCCCCAAGGAAG GTGCCTGTGAGCTGGACCCTGCCGATATAGAGTTCACAGACAGTCACCTACCTCATGCCCCTGTTGTGGGACACCGGCACAAG CATCGTCAGTCAGAGACCCTGGGTACCAGTAAGATGCTTCCCAGAGTGACCCAGGATAAGGCACGTCGAGCTTCGAAACCATCCCAGACTTCTGGTCAATTTTATGTGGAGTTGATCCGAGGTCCCTCAGGCTTTGGCCTCAACTTTAGTGGGGGTCGAGATGTAGCTGGGAACGTGCCGGTGACCGTGCGAGGGCTACTGGAGGATAGCCCGGCACAGCGTTGTGGCCAGTTGCAG GCCGGCGACCTAGTGCTGCACATCAACGGGGAGTCCACGAATGGTCTCACCAAGGCCCAAGTCATGGAGCGGATCCGCTCTGTGGGTCCCCGCCTACATCTCGTGCTCTGCAGGCCTCTTGATCCCCACCGTGGTGGCAAGCCTGAGGGTTTGGAAGAGCCCCAGCAAAGAG ATCTCAGTCTGGATCCTGGGCGCCCACAGGCAACAAGGTCTTGCAGTGCTGGTTCCCCACCGCAGCACCCTGAATCCGGGACAATGGCTCAGGTCTGCGGCAGCCTGGAGTCCAGTTCAGAGGCGGCGGTCCATCGGGCCGGGGGTTCGCCAACTGAATGCCCCATGGAAGACCCTGGCAACCATTCTCCCAGTTCTCCGGGACCATGGCTGGTACCCTGCGAGGAACGGCTCTCGCAGGCCCTCAGGGTCCCTGCCGGCGGCACGCACCTCGCTCTGGCCATGGCAACGGGAAGGCAGAGGCACTGA
- the GPKOW gene encoding G-patch domain and KOW motifs-containing protein, which yields MADAEDSLSRPAAISAAPISFGFSRTAIRRRVADRGDCARAEPEDKGFLKTVEGRDLLSVKSSEIPKELVIPLIHNGHRKQQLTQAPGSSTIAEASVDGGLLSQAVKELIEESQKSLEERENEGVHPTLAIPMIQKGCIPEREGADNEPQAETMPEEADYEAVPVEAYGLAMLRGMGWKPGQGIGRTFNQVVKPRVNSLRPKGLGLGANLTEVKDLAPSGPQQAPKPGEKQVKEKEDHPQGLVPGGTVVVLSGPHRGMYGKVEGLDPDNARALVRLAIGSRVVTVSEYCLRPVSQQEFDKNGSDLSQVSETSSEPWNGTTSSKKDLEDQHLHVQWEDSGRKRKHPSDRQDGPAAKSEKAATTSQHWLRRDLRVRFVDRLHKGGQYYNTKMTVEDVLSPGSCVCRTDEGHILEGLREDMLETLIPKVTGNRVMVVLGPQAGRVGCLLDRDTEQNQVLVQLRRENHLVELHYDAVCEYVGPSDSDED from the exons ATGGCCGATGCCGAAGACAGTCTCTCGCGGCCGGCGGCAATCTCTGCTGCCCCAATTTCTTTCGGCTTCAGTCGGACGGCCATCCGGAGGCGGGTAGCGGACCGGGGCGACTGCGCGAGGGCTGAACCGGAGGACAAGGGTTTCTTGAAGACGGTGGAAGGAAGGGACCTTCTGAG TGTGAAGTCCTCAGAAATCCCCAAAGAACTTGTAATTCCTTTGATTCACAATGGCCATCGGAAGCAGCAATTGACCCAAGCACCTGGATCATCCACAATTGCTGAAGCCTCAGTAGATGGGGGGCTGCTGTCCCAGGCGGTGAAGGAACTCATTGAGG AATCCCAGAAGTctctggaggagagagagaatgagggTGTCCACCCCACGCTGGCTATCCCCATGATCCAGAAAGGATGCATCCCCGAAAGGGAAGGAGCAGATAACGAACCCCAGGCTGAGACA ATGCCGGAGGAGGCAGATTACGAGGCAGTCCCTGTGGAGGCCTATGGGCTGGCCATGTTGCGAGGCATGGGTTGGAAACCTGGCCAGGGCATTGGCCGGACCTTCAATCA GGTGGTGAAGCCCCGGGTCAACTCACTGAGGCCCAAGGGGTTAGGCCtgggtgccaacctgactgaggTCAAGGACCTGGCCCCCTCTGGTCCCCAACAAGCACCAAAGCCAGGTGAGAAACAAGTGAAGGAGAAGGAGGACCACCCTCAAGGTCTGGTGCCTGGTGGAACCGTGGTAGTCCTGTCTGGCCCCCACCGAGGCATGTATGGAAAG GTGGAAGGCCTTGATCCTGACAATGCCCGGGCCCTGGTCCGTCTGGCAATTGGGAGCCGTGTGGTGACCGTCAGTGAGTACTGCCTGAGGCCGGTCTCCCAGCAGGAGTTCGACAAGAATGGTTCTGATCTCA GCCAGGTGAGCGAAACCTCCTCAGAACCATGGAACGGAACCACCTCATCCAAGAAAGATCTCGAGGATCAGCACCTGCatgttcagtgggaggactcaGGCAGAAAGCGGAAACACCCTTCAGACCG GCAGGATGGGCCTGCAGCCAAGAGTGAGAAAGCAGCCACCACGAGTCAGCACTGGTTGCGCAGAGATCTGCGTGTGCGGTTCGTGGACAGGCTGCACAAGGGCGGCCAGTATTACAACACCAAG ATGACAGTTGAAGATGTCCTGAGCCCAGGTTCCTGTGTGTGTCGGACAGATGAAGGCCACATCCTAGAAG GCCTGAGGGAAGACATGCTGGAGACCCTGATTCCCAAAGTCACCGGCAACCGTGTAATGGTGGTGCTTGGACCACAGGCTGGAAGg GTGGGGTGTCTACTGGACCGGGACACAGAGCAGAACCAGGTTTTGGTGCAGCTGCGGCGAGAGAATCACTTGGTGGAGCTTCACTATGATGCTGTCTGCGAGTACGTGGGCCCCAGTGACTCAGATGAAGATTGA